One Bifidobacterium angulatum DSM 20098 = JCM 7096 DNA window includes the following coding sequences:
- a CDS encoding YhbY family RNA-binding protein codes for MALTKKQTKQLRALANSLKPLFYVGKNDLTEAAIKQADETIEKHELIKCAVQDGSELTAKEAAEQLAERLGADVVQTIGNRFVIYRRSKRDDVEHIRLVRE; via the coding sequence ATGGCACTGACCAAAAAACAGACCAAGCAGCTGCGCGCATTGGCGAATTCGCTCAAGCCGCTGTTCTACGTAGGCAAGAACGATCTGACCGAAGCCGCAATCAAGCAGGCCGATGAGACCATCGAAAAGCACGAGCTCATCAAATGCGCCGTGCAGGACGGCTCCGAACTGACCGCCAAGGAGGCCGCCGAACAGCTGGCCGAACGGCTGGGCGCCGATGTCGTGCAGACCATCGGCAATCGTTTCGTGATCTACCGTCGTTCCAAGCGCGACGACGTTGAGCATATTCGTCTGGTGCGCGAATAA